In a genomic window of Nomascus leucogenys isolate Asia chromosome 4, Asia_NLE_v1, whole genome shotgun sequence:
- the LOC100601554 gene encoding olfactory receptor 8U8: MAHINCTQVTEFILVGLTDHQELKMPLFVLFLSNYLFTAIGNLGLILLIRADTSLNTPMYFFLSNLAFVDFCYSSVITPKMLGNFLYKQNAISFNACATQLGCFLTFMISECLLLASMAYDRYVAICNPLLYMAVMSPGICIQLVAVPYSYSFLMALFHTILTFRLSYCHSNIVNHFYCDDMPLLRLTCSDTRFKQLWILACAGITFICSVLIVFVSYMFIIFAILRMSSAEGRRKAFSTCSSHMLAVTIFYGTLIFMYLQPSSSHSLDAAKMASVFYTVIIPMLNPLIYSLRNKDVKDALKKVIINRNHAFMFLKLRK; the protein is encoded by the coding sequence ATGGCTCACATCAATTGCACCCAGGTGACAGAGTTTATTCTTGTGGGCCTCACAGACCATCAGGAGTTGAAGATGCCCCTCTTTGTGCTATTCTTATCCAACTACCTCTTCACAGCCATAGGCAACTTGGGTTTGATCCTACTCATTAGAGCAGATACAAGTCTCAACACACCAATGTACTTCTTTCTTAGCAACCTAGCCTTTGTCGATTTCTGTTACTCTTCTGTCATTACACCCAAAATGCTTGGGAATTTCTTGTACAAACAAAATGCTATATCCTTCAATGCATGTGCTACTCAACTGGGCTGCTTTCTCACCTTCATGATATCGGAGTGCTTGCTACTGGCTTCCATGGCCTATGACCGATATGTGGCCATTTGTAACCCTCTATTGTATATGGCTGTAATGTCTCCAGGAATCTGCATTCAACTCGTTGCAGTTCCTTATAGCTATAGCTTCCTGATGGCACTATTTCACACCATCCTCACCTTCCGCCTCTCCTATTGCCACTCCAACATTGTCAACCATTTCTATTGTGATGACATGCCTCTTCTCAGGCTAACTTGCTCAGACACTCGCTTCAAACAGCTATGGATTTTGGCCTGTGCTGGTATCACATTCATCTGCTCTGTTCTGATTGTCTTTGTCTCCTACATGTTCATTATTTTTGCCATCCTGAGGATGAGCTCAGCTGAAGGAAGACGCAAAGCCTTCTCCACCTGTAGCTCTCACATGCTGGCGGTCACCATATTCTATGGCACCCTGATCTTTATGTACTTACAACCaagctcaagccattctcttgatGCAGCCAAGATGGCCTCCGTCTTCTACACAGTGATTATTCCCATGTTGAACCCCTTGATTTACAGTCTCAGGAACAAAGATGTAAAAGATGCCTTGAAGAAAGTCATCATCAATAGAAACCACGCTTTTATGTTTCTGAAACTGAGAAAATGA
- the LOC100601215 gene encoding LOW QUALITY PROTEIN: olfactory receptor 8J1 (The sequence of the model RefSeq protein was modified relative to this genomic sequence to represent the inferred CDS: inserted 1 base in 1 codon; substituted 1 base at 1 genomic stop codon), translated as MAPENFTRVTEFILTGVSSCPELQIPLFLVLYVLTMAGNLGIITHTIVDSXTPMYFFLRHLAFINLGNSTVIAPKMLINLIVKKKTTSFYECATQLGGFLFFIVSEVMMLAVMAYDCYVAICNPLLYMVVVSRRLCLLLVSLTYLYGFSTAIVVSSCVFSVSYCSSNIINHFYCDNVPLLALSCSDTYLPETVVFISAATNVVGSLIIVLVSYFNIFFSILKIRSSEGRKKVFSTCASHMMAVTIFYGTLLFMYVQLXSNHSLDTDKMASVFYTLVIPMLNPLIYSLRNKDVKTALQRFMTNPCYSFKTM; from the exons ATGGCTCCTGAAAATTTCACCAGGGTCACTGAGTTTATTCTCACAGGTGTCTCTAGCTGTCCAGAGCTCCAGATTCCACTCTTCCTGGTGCTCTATGTGCTGACCATGGCAGGGAACCTGGGCATCATCACGCACACCATTGTTGACT CGACCCCCATGTACTTTTTCCTGCGACATCTGGCTTTCATTAATCTTGGTAACTCTACTGTCATTGCCCCTAAAATGCTGATTAACTTGAtagtaaagaagaaaactacCTCATTTTATGAATGTGCCACCCAACTGGGAGGGTTCTTGTTCTTTATTGTATCGGAGGTAATGATGCTGGCAGTGATGGCCTATGACTGCTATGTGGCCATTTGTAACCCTCTGCTCTACATGGTGGTGGTGTCTCGGCGGCTCTGCCTCCTGCTGGTCTCCCTCACATACCTCTATGGCTTTTCTACAGCTATTGTGGTTTCATCTTGTGTATTCTCTGTGTCCTATTGCTCTTCTAATATAATCAATCATTTTTACTGTGATAATGTTCCTCTGTTAGCATTATCTTGCTCTGATACTTACTTACCAGAAACAGTTGTCTTTATATCTGCAGCTACAAATGTGGTTGGTTCCTTGATTATAGTTCTAGTatcttatttcaatatttttttttctattttaaaaatacgttcatcagaaggaaggaaaaaagtcttTTCTACCTGTGCTTCACATATGATGGCAGTCACAATTTTTTATGGGACATTGCTATTCATGTATGTGCAGCTTTGAAGTAACCATTCATTGGATACTGATAAGATGGCTTCTGTGTTTTACACGTTGGTAATTCCTATGCTGAATCCCTTGATCTACAGCCTGAGGAATAAGGATGTGAAGACTGCTCTACAGAGATTCATGACAAATCCGTGCTATTCCtttaaaacaatgtaa
- the LOC100600879 gene encoding olfactory receptor 8K1, with amino-acid sequence MNHKVKHNHTAVTKVTEFILMGITDNPGLQAPLFGLFLIIYLVTVTGNLGMVTLTYLDSKLHTPMYFFLRHLSITDLGYSTVIAPKMLVNFIVHKNTISYNWCATQLAFFEIFIISELFILSAMAYDRYIAICKPLLYMIIMAEKVLWVLVIVPYLYSTFVSLFLTIKLFKLSFCGSNIISYFYCDCIPLMSILCSDTNELELIILIFSGCNLLFSLSIVLISYMFILVAILRMKSREGRYKAFSTCSSHLTVVIVFYGTLLFIYLQPKSSHTLAIDKMASVFYTLVIPMLNPLIYSLRNKEVKDALKRTLTN; translated from the coding sequence ATGAATCATAAAGTGAAACACAATCACACGGCAGTGACCAAAGTGACTGAATTTATTCTCATGGGGATTACAGACAACCCTGGGCTGCAGGCTCCACTGTTTGGACTCTTCCTCATCATATACCTGGTCACAGTGACAGGCAATCTGGGCATGGTTACCTTGACCTACTTGGACTCCAAGCTACACACCCCCATGTACTTTTTCCTTAGACATTTGTCAATTACTGATCTTGGTTACTCCACTGTCATTGCCCCGAAGATGTTAGTAAACTTCATAGTGCACAAAAATACGATTTCCTACAATTGGTGTGCCACTCAGCTAGCATTCTTTGAGATTTTCATCATCTCTGAGCTCTTTATTCTATCAGCAATGGCCTATGATCGCTACATAGCCATCTGTAAACCTCTTCTGTACATGATCATCATGGCAGAGAAAGTACTTTGGGTGCTGGTAATTGTTCCCTATCTCTATAGCACGTTTGTGTCACTATTTCTCACAATTAAGTTATTTAAACTGTCCTTCTGTGGCTCAAACATAATCAGCTATTTTTACTGTGACTGTATCCCTCTGATGTCCATACTCTGTTCTGACACAAATGAATTAGAATTAATAATTTTGATCTTCTCAGGCTGTAATTTGCTCTTCTCCCTCTCAATTGTTCTCATATCCTACATGTTTATTCTAGTGGCCATTCTCAGAATGAAGTCAAGGGAAGGGAGGTACAAAGCATTCTCCACCTGTAGCTCTCATCTGACAGTGGTGATCGTGTTCTATGGgacattgttatttatttacttgcaaCCCAAGTCCAGTCATACTTTGGCTATTGATAAAATGGCCTCGGTGTTTTACACCCTGGTGATTCCTATGCTGAATCCGTTGATCTACAGCCTAAGgaacaaagaagtaaaagatgcTCTAAAGAGAACTTTAACCAATTGA